The following proteins are co-located in the Blastopirellula marina genome:
- a CDS encoding ribonucleoside-diphosphate reductase subunit alpha, whose protein sequence is MTTVTTQVSLDVRKRDGRITSFESTRVEQAIERAFRAEIGIPDLQPIEAALKQQISEITTNVVNQIENRPFSRDGVDVETIQDAVEIQLMRHGHFSVARRYILYREQHAKLRALRAAEGTGTLDAPRIFVKQEDGEKLPFDATRMRRRIYSAVRGLEQNCSAEELVEETYRTLYDGITPQEIYRAMILASRSRIERDPDYDTVAARLMLMVIYNEALGHIHPSDDLSEVCQRKFEDYIEVGIESKRLSDKLREFDLTKIAAALRPERDAAFPYLGLQTIYDRYLLHVEGRRIETPQYFWMRVAMGLAWNEDDKEARAIEFYNILSTFRFTSATPTLFNAGTLHPQLSSCYLGTVMDDLEHIFKVVGDNAMLSKWAGGLGNDWSNIRATNAHIKGTNGQSQGVIPFLKVVNDTAIAVNQGGKRKGAVCSYLESWHLDIEEFLDLRKNTGDDRRRTHDMHTANWIPDLFMKRVRENGQWTLFSPDEVPDLHDLYGKKFQERYEYYEQQADEGKIRLFRRINALELWRKMLTRLFETGHPWITWKDPSNIRSPQDHVGVVHSSNLCTEILLNTSKEETAVCNLGSINMVAHVKDGKLDHEKLRETVTTAVRMLDNVIDINYYPTVEAGNSNRKHRPVGMGLMGFQDALYALGVGYASEQAVDFADESMEAISYYALLASSQLAAERGTYETYKGSKWDRGILPIDSLDILEEERGVKIDIKRDGKMDWQVVRDAIAKNGMRNSNVMAIAPTATISTIIGVAQSIEPAYKNLFVKSNLSGEFPQINRRLVHDLKELGLWDSDMIESLKYYDGGLLEIDRIPDDIKLKYLTAFEVAPEWLIECAARRQKWLDMGQSLNLYMAEPSGKKLHEMYFLAWNKGLKTTYYLRTLSATQVEKSTVDVNRFGIQPRWMKNQSASANIKVDREKTSQADLDQLPEQQPEAKVCNLDGDCESCQ, encoded by the coding sequence ATGACGACAGTGACGACCCAGGTATCTTTGGACGTCCGCAAACGGGATGGCCGGATCACTTCCTTCGAGTCGACCCGCGTAGAGCAAGCCATCGAGCGAGCTTTCCGAGCGGAGATCGGTATCCCAGATCTTCAGCCGATCGAAGCGGCCTTGAAACAGCAGATCTCTGAGATCACGACGAACGTGGTCAATCAGATCGAGAATCGCCCGTTCAGCCGCGATGGGGTGGACGTCGAAACGATTCAGGATGCCGTCGAAATTCAGCTGATGCGACACGGGCACTTCTCCGTGGCTCGTCGCTATATCCTGTACCGTGAGCAACATGCCAAGCTGCGTGCTTTGCGTGCGGCTGAAGGTACCGGTACGCTGGACGCTCCACGCATCTTCGTGAAGCAGGAAGATGGCGAGAAGCTACCGTTCGACGCGACTCGCATGCGTCGTCGGATTTACTCCGCCGTGCGTGGTCTGGAGCAAAACTGCTCGGCCGAAGAGCTGGTCGAAGAGACCTACCGTACCCTGTACGACGGCATCACTCCGCAGGAAATCTACCGCGCCATGATCCTGGCTTCCCGGAGCCGGATCGAACGCGACCCCGATTACGATACGGTCGCTGCCCGCTTGATGTTGATGGTGATCTACAACGAAGCGTTGGGTCACATCCACCCGAGCGACGATTTGTCCGAAGTTTGCCAGCGGAAGTTTGAAGACTACATCGAAGTCGGTATCGAGTCGAAGCGTCTCTCGGACAAGCTGCGTGAGTTCGACCTGACCAAGATCGCGGCCGCCCTCCGTCCAGAACGTGACGCGGCGTTCCCTTATCTCGGTCTGCAAACGATTTACGACCGATACCTGTTGCACGTCGAAGGTCGCCGCATCGAAACTCCGCAATACTTCTGGATGCGAGTTGCGATGGGCTTGGCTTGGAATGAAGACGACAAAGAAGCTCGGGCGATCGAGTTCTACAACATCTTGTCGACCTTCCGTTTCACCTCGGCCACGCCAACGCTGTTCAACGCTGGCACGCTGCACCCGCAGCTCAGTTCGTGCTACCTCGGCACGGTGATGGACGACCTGGAGCACATCTTCAAGGTGGTCGGCGACAACGCGATGCTCAGCAAGTGGGCTGGCGGTTTGGGCAACGACTGGTCAAACATCCGGGCGACCAACGCCCACATCAAGGGAACCAACGGCCAAAGCCAAGGCGTGATTCCGTTCCTGAAGGTTGTCAACGATACCGCGATTGCCGTCAACCAAGGTGGAAAGCGTAAGGGTGCGGTTTGCTCGTACCTCGAATCGTGGCACTTGGATATCGAGGAATTCCTCGACCTGCGAAAGAACACCGGTGACGATCGTCGTCGTACGCACGACATGCACACGGCCAACTGGATTCCTGACTTGTTCATGAAACGCGTTCGCGAGAACGGTCAGTGGACCTTGTTCAGCCCAGACGAAGTGCCCGATCTTCACGATTTGTACGGGAAGAAGTTCCAGGAACGATACGAGTACTACGAACAGCAAGCCGACGAAGGCAAGATCCGCTTGTTCCGCCGCATCAATGCTTTGGAACTGTGGCGTAAGATGCTGACTCGCTTGTTCGAGACCGGTCACCCATGGATTACCTGGAAAGATCCGTCGAATATCCGTTCGCCTCAAGATCACGTCGGCGTGGTGCACAGCAGCAACTTGTGCACGGAAATCTTGCTGAACACCTCGAAGGAAGAAACGGCCGTTTGTAACCTGGGCAGCATCAACATGGTCGCCCACGTGAAAGATGGCAAGCTCGACCACGAGAAGCTGCGAGAAACCGTGACCACGGCGGTTCGGATGCTCGATAACGTGATCGACATCAACTACTACCCCACGGTCGAAGCGGGCAACTCCAACCGCAAGCATCGTCCGGTCGGGATGGGGTTGATGGGCTTCCAAGACGCGTTGTATGCCCTGGGCGTTGGTTATGCCAGCGAGCAAGCGGTTGACTTCGCCGACGAAAGCATGGAAGCGATTTCGTACTATGCCCTGCTCGCTTCCAGCCAACTGGCGGCCGAACGTGGCACTTACGAGACCTATAAGGGCTCGAAGTGGGATCGCGGCATCCTGCCGATCGATTCGCTGGATATTCTGGAAGAGGAACGGGGTGTCAAGATCGACATCAAACGCGATGGCAAGATGGACTGGCAAGTCGTTCGCGACGCGATCGCCAAGAACGGTATGCGTAACAGCAACGTCATGGCCATCGCTCCGACGGCAACCATTTCCACGATCATTGGTGTCGCTCAATCGATCGAACCGGCTTACAAGAACCTATTCGTGAAGAGCAACCTCTCTGGCGAGTTCCCGCAGATCAATCGTCGCCTGGTGCACGATCTGAAGGAGCTGGGTTTGTGGGATTCCGACATGATCGAATCGCTGAAGTACTACGACGGCGGTTTGTTGGAAATCGATCGTATTCCTGACGACATCAAGCTGAAGTACCTCACCGCGTTTGAAGTCGCTCCAGAATGGTTGATCGAATGTGCGGCCCGTCGCCAGAAATGGTTGGACATGGGGCAGTCGCTCAACCTGTACATGGCCGAGCCAAGTGGGAAGAAGCTGCACGAGATGTACTTCCTGGCCTGGAACAAAGGCTTGAAGACGACCTATTACCTGCGAACGCTTAGTGCGACTCAGGTCGAAAAGTCGACGGTCGACGTCAACCGATTCGGGATTCAGCCACGCTGGATGAAGAATCAAAGTGCTTCGGCCAACATCAAGGTCGATCGCGAAAAGACCAGCCAAGCCGACTTGGATCAACTTCCGGAACAGCAACCGGAAGCCAAGGTTTGCAACTTGGATGGCGATTGCGAATCGTGCCAGTAA